The proteins below are encoded in one region of Geobacter sp.:
- a CDS encoding type VI secretion protein, with translation MPPAARLTDMHTCPMQTPAFPSPIPHVGGPVSGPGAPTVLIGKLPAAVLGDTCVCVGPPDTIAMGSATVMICGKPAARMGDVTAHGGSIVVGFPTVMIGG, from the coding sequence ATGCCCCCGGCGGCACGACTCACCGACATGCACACCTGCCCGATGCAGACCCCGGCGTTCCCCTCCCCGATCCCCCATGTGGGGGGCCCGGTCTCCGGCCCCGGCGCGCCGACGGTGCTGATCGGCAAACTGCCCGCAGCGGTGCTCGGCGACACCTGCGTCTGTGTCGGCCCGCCCGACACCATCGCCATGGGATCGGCAACCGTCATGATCTGCGGCAAGCCGGCCGCCAGGATGGGGGACGTTACAGCCCACGGCGGCAGCATCGTTGTCGGTTTCCCGACGGTCATGATCGGCGGCTAG
- the vgrG gene encoding type VI secretion system tip protein VgrG, translating into MAVSPSDKGNDVVRLTLFSDGTQLDGAVPVISVAIVKAVNRIPSARIVILDGDMPGKDFPVSNTDSFKPGAKIKINAGYGSEEETIFQGVVVRHGIKISGNNYSRLLVECKDQAVKLTIGRKNGNFVDSTDSDIIGKLIGNAGLAKDLDATTKQHKELVQYYCTDWDFILSRAEANGLLVIADDGKVSVKAPDTSATPPLKVTYGEDLMEFQADLDAESQLTSVKGVSWDMKTQAVVEAEQAPQTLNAQGDLASAALAGVVGPASYRLQTSAPADKDVLTAWAKGCQIKSGLARIRGRMKFQGSAKAKAGSLIELAGVGNRFNGTVFVTAVNHEIAGGNWLTEVEFGLSPDWFAEQRDIVAPPAAGLLPGVEGLLVGVVTKLDGDPEGENKIQVKVPVLQAETEGVWARLAQFYASDGIGAFFVPEIGDEVILGYFNNDPSHPVILGSLYSSKRKPPYALAAENNTKAIVTRSKMKMEFEEKDKVITISTPGNNKIVISDKDKSILIQDQNSNKVELKPDGIVLDSPKDITITAKGKITLDAVQSIGITAKQDVKTAGLNISSEAQVGFTAKGNATAELSASGQTTVKGAMVMIN; encoded by the coding sequence ATGGCCGTTTCTCCCAGCGACAAGGGCAACGATGTTGTCCGGCTGACTCTCTTCAGTGACGGCACCCAGCTTGACGGCGCAGTGCCGGTCATCTCGGTGGCTATTGTCAAGGCGGTCAACAGGATACCCTCTGCCCGGATCGTCATCCTGGACGGCGATATGCCGGGGAAGGATTTCCCGGTCAGCAACACCGACAGCTTCAAGCCGGGAGCGAAAATCAAGATCAACGCCGGATACGGCAGCGAAGAGGAGACCATCTTCCAGGGGGTTGTGGTCAGACATGGCATCAAGATAAGCGGCAACAACTATTCCCGGCTCCTGGTCGAATGCAAGGACCAGGCGGTGAAGTTGACCATCGGCCGCAAGAACGGCAATTTCGTCGATTCCACCGACAGCGACATCATCGGCAAGCTGATCGGCAATGCCGGGCTCGCAAAGGACCTGGACGCCACGACGAAACAGCACAAGGAACTGGTGCAGTACTACTGCACTGACTGGGATTTCATCCTCTCCCGCGCCGAAGCCAATGGCCTGCTGGTCATCGCGGATGACGGGAAGGTCTCGGTAAAGGCGCCCGACACGTCTGCAACCCCGCCGCTGAAGGTGACCTACGGCGAGGACCTGATGGAGTTCCAGGCCGATCTCGATGCCGAGAGCCAGCTCACCTCGGTGAAGGGTGTCTCCTGGGACATGAAAACCCAGGCGGTGGTCGAGGCGGAGCAGGCCCCCCAGACCCTCAACGCCCAGGGCGACCTTGCCTCTGCGGCGCTGGCAGGGGTGGTGGGGCCGGCATCCTATCGCCTGCAGACCTCGGCCCCGGCCGACAAGGATGTGCTGACGGCGTGGGCCAAGGGGTGCCAGATCAAGTCCGGGCTCGCCAGGATTCGCGGACGGATGAAGTTCCAGGGGAGCGCCAAGGCCAAGGCAGGTTCGCTGATCGAACTGGCCGGCGTTGGCAACCGGTTCAACGGCACGGTGTTCGTCACCGCGGTCAACCATGAGATTGCCGGCGGCAACTGGCTGACCGAGGTGGAATTCGGCCTCTCGCCCGACTGGTTCGCCGAACAGAGGGATATCGTCGCCCCCCCGGCAGCCGGCCTGCTGCCGGGGGTCGAGGGGTTGCTCGTCGGGGTTGTCACCAAACTGGACGGAGACCCGGAGGGGGAAAACAAGATCCAGGTGAAGGTGCCGGTGCTCCAGGCCGAGACAGAAGGGGTCTGGGCCAGGCTTGCTCAGTTCTATGCCTCCGACGGCATCGGTGCGTTTTTCGTCCCGGAGATCGGGGATGAGGTGATACTGGGGTATTTCAACAACGACCCGTCCCATCCGGTGATACTCGGCAGTCTCTACAGCAGCAAGCGAAAACCGCCCTATGCCCTGGCCGCAGAAAACAACACGAAGGCCATCGTGACCAGAAGCAAGATGAAGATGGAATTCGAGGAGAAAGACAAGGTCATCACCATCTCCACGCCGGGAAACAACAAGATCGTCATCAGCGACAAGGACAAGTCGATCCTCATCCAGGACCAGAACAGCAACAAGGTGGAACTGAAGCCGGACGGGATCGTCCTGGACAGCCCCAAGGACATCACCATCACTGCCAAAGGGAAGATTACCCTCGATGCCGTACAGAGCATCGGGATAACCGCCAAGCAGGACGTGAAAACGGCGGGGCTGAACATCAGCAGCGAAGCGCAGGTGGGGTTCACCGCCAAGGGAAACGCCACGGCAGAGCTCTCCGCGTCGGGCCAGACCACGGTGAAGGGCGCCATGGTCATGATCAATTAG
- a CDS encoding peptidoglycan-binding protein, giving the protein MLSITRCIVQKNGRITLDDSLKYELMLNPKSMTKDNRISYNQNSPFGITGINQKFEAIQPENINFTFVIDGTGVVKRITSVADELKTLCKVVYNYDGDKHEPNHVRIVWGELKFNGRMTDMDVKYTLFLPNGDPLRAEVTLAFSSFMSSQEEKLKANRQSPDLSHVVEVKAGDTLPLLCYRIYNDSSYYPEVARVNNIVNFRDIKPGTRLHFPPLR; this is encoded by the coding sequence ATGCTGTCGATCACCCGGTGCATCGTGCAGAAAAACGGCCGGATCACGCTGGACGACAGCCTGAAATACGAACTGATGCTGAACCCGAAAAGCATGACCAAGGACAACCGGATCAGCTACAACCAAAACTCCCCCTTCGGGATTACCGGGATCAACCAGAAGTTCGAAGCCATCCAGCCGGAGAATATCAATTTTACGTTCGTGATCGACGGCACCGGCGTGGTGAAGCGGATCACCAGCGTTGCCGACGAGCTGAAAACGCTCTGCAAGGTAGTCTACAACTACGACGGCGACAAGCATGAGCCGAACCATGTCCGTATCGTCTGGGGCGAACTGAAGTTCAACGGCCGGATGACGGACATGGATGTCAAGTACACCCTGTTCCTGCCCAATGGCGACCCGCTCCGGGCCGAAGTCACCCTGGCGTTCAGCTCGTTCATGAGCAGCCAGGAAGAAAAGCTCAAGGCGAACCGGCAGTCGCCGGACCTGTCCCATGTCGTAGAGGTCAAGGCCGGCGACACCCTGCCGCTGCTCTGTTACCGGATCTACAACGACAGTTCCTACTACCCGGAGGTGGCACGGGTCAACAACATCGTCAATTTCCGTGACATCAAGCCCGGCACCAGGCTTCACTTCCCGCCGTTGAGGTAG